The following coding sequences lie in one Vicinamibacterales bacterium genomic window:
- a CDS encoding GDP-L-fucose synthase, producing MAGPTDPGTPPRLLVAGQGTMIGRAVQRVCALRADVVLATCEPEPDFEDRTAVDRWFRASNATWAIVAAGASGGISRNQREPADLMRNNLLAQTHCLEAASRSGVDRLLYLASSCVYPRETAQPMGPTQLMTGPLEPTSEAFATARLAGLAMCRAYRTQHGVRFVGAIPADIYGPGDDFSPEDSHVVSGMLRRMHEAKVAAEPMFRVWGSGNQRRDFLYVDDLAEACLLTLDRYDGEAPINLSAGQDVTIAELATTIRAVVGFEGRLEFDTSRPDGAPRKTLDGGAAARLGFVPRTTLRDGLERTYRHFLETRDGR from the coding sequence ATGGCGGGCCCGACGGATCCCGGCACCCCGCCCCGCCTGCTCGTGGCAGGCCAAGGCACGATGATCGGCCGTGCGGTGCAGCGCGTGTGTGCCTTGCGGGCTGATGTCGTTCTCGCAACCTGTGAGCCCGAGCCGGACTTCGAGGACCGCACCGCGGTCGACCGGTGGTTCCGCGCGTCGAACGCGACGTGGGCGATCGTTGCGGCGGGAGCCTCCGGCGGGATCTCGCGCAACCAGCGCGAGCCCGCGGACCTGATGCGAAACAACCTGCTCGCGCAGACGCACTGTCTCGAGGCCGCCAGCCGGTCAGGTGTCGACCGGTTGCTGTACCTGGCCAGTTCCTGCGTCTACCCTCGCGAGACCGCGCAGCCGATGGGTCCGACGCAACTGATGACCGGGCCGCTCGAGCCCACGAGCGAGGCGTTCGCCACGGCCCGCCTGGCGGGCCTGGCGATGTGCCGCGCCTACCGGACGCAGCACGGCGTGCGCTTCGTCGGCGCCATCCCGGCCGACATCTACGGCCCGGGCGACGACTTCTCGCCGGAGGACTCGCACGTGGTTTCCGGGATGCTGCGCCGGATGCACGAGGCAAAGGTCGCGGCCGAGCCGATGTTTCGGGTGTGGGGATCGGGCAACCAGAGGCGCGACTTTCTCTACGTCGACGATCTCGCCGAGGCGTGTCTGCTCACCCTCGACCGGTACGACGGCGAGGCTCCGATCAACCTGAGCGCCGGGCAGGACGTGACGATCGCGGAACTTGCGACGACCATCCGCGCGGTAGTGGGATTCGAGGGGCGCCTGGAATTCGACACGAGCAGGCCCGATGGGGCGCCGAGGAAGACGCTCGATGGCGGCGCCGCCGCCCGTCTGGGTTTCGTGCCTCGGACCACGCTCCGCGACGGCCTGGAGCGCACGTACAGGCACTTCCTCGAGACGAGGGACGGTCGGTGA